The following coding sequences are from one Triticum dicoccoides isolate Atlit2015 ecotype Zavitan chromosome 4A, WEW_v2.0, whole genome shotgun sequence window:
- the LOC119287174 gene encoding probable fatty acyl-CoA reductase 5: MVGTLDEGKIIEYFRNKSVLITGATGFLGKIMVEKILRVQPDVKRIYLPVRAADAAAARRRVETEVVGKELFGMLRERHGAGFDAFVADKVVGLAGDVMREGFGVDPATLRELRLADELNVIVNGAATTNFYERYDVALDVNVVGVKHMCDFARKCPNLEVLMHVSTAYVAGEKQGLVSERPFRDGETLREDGTRLDMDAELRLARELRKQMEADDDVDPKAQRKAMKDLGLTRARHFGWPNTYVFTKSMGEMMLAQMMRGDDVPVVIVRPSIITSVQNDPLPGWIEGTRTIDAILIGYAKQSLSCFLADLDLTMDVMPGDMVVNAMMAATVAHASSTRPSEPEKKPPPQQQHPHSVPAAPTVYHVSSSLRHPAPYAVLYRTGIRYFEEHPRVGPDGRTVRTRKVRFLGSIAAFHLFMVLKYRVPLELLRLLSILCCGLFGLAALYDDLARKYRFVMQLVDLYGPFSLFKGCFDDVNLNKLRLAMADGDHADATGCLFNFDPKTVDWDDYFFKVHIPGVMKYVLK; encoded by the exons ATGGTGGGCACGCTGGATGAGGGGAAGATCATCGAGTACTTCAGGAACAAGAGCGTCCTCATCACCGGAGCCACGGGCTTCCTTGGCAAGA TAATGGTGGAGAAGATCCTGAGGGTCCAGCCGGACGTGAAGAGGATCTACCTGCCGGTGCGGGCGGCCGACGCCGCGGCGGCGAGGCGCCGGGTGGAGACCGAG GTGGTGGGGAAGGAGCTGTTCGGGATGCTGCGGGAGCGGCACGGCGCCGGGTTCGATGCCTTCGTCGCAGACAAGGTGGTGGGGCTGGCCGGCGACGTAATGCGCGAGGGCTTCGGCGTTGACCCCGCCACGCTGCGGGAGCTCCGGCTCGCCGACGAGCTCAACGTCATTGTCAACGGGGCCGCCACAACCAACTTCTACGAAAG GTACGACGTGGCCCTGGACGTGAACGTGGTGGGGGTGAAGCACATGTGCGACTTCGCCCGGAAATGCCCCAACCTCGAGGTGCTCATGCACGTCTCCACGGCCTACGTCGCCGGCGAGAAGCAGGGGCTGGTGTCGGAGAGGCCGTTCAGGGACGGCGAGACGCTGCGGGAGGATGGCACCCGCCTTGACATGGACGCCGAGCTGAGGCTCGCCAGGGAACTCAGGAAGCAGATGGAGGCCGACGACGATGTGGACCCCAAGGCCCAGAGGAAGGCCATGAAGGACCTCGGCCTCACCAG GGCCCGGCACTTTGGGTGGCCCAACACGTACGTGTTCACCAAGTCCATGGGGGAGATGATGCTGGCCCAGATGATGCGCGGGGACGACGTGCCGGTGGTCATCGTCCGGCCCAGCATCATCACCAGCGTGCAAAACGACCCACTGCCAGGATGGATCGAAGGCACCAG GACGATCGACGCGATCCTGATCGGGTACGCAAAACAGAGCCTGTCGTGCTTCCTCGCCGACCTCGACCTAACCATGGACGTG ATGCCCGGCGATATGGTGGTGAACGCGATGATGGCGGCCACGGTGGCGCACGCCTCCTCCACTCGGCCATCAGAGCCAGAGAAGAAGCCGCCTCCGCAGCAGCAGCACCCTCACTCGGTGCCGGCAGCGCCAACGGTGTACCACGTGAGCTCGTCGCTGCGGCACCCAGCTCCGTACGCGGTGTTGTACCGGACAGGGATCCGGTACTTCGAGGAGCACCCACGGGTGGGGCCTGACGGCCGCACCGTGCGCACCCGCAAGGTGCGGTTCCTTGGCAGCATCGCGGCGTTCCACCTCTTCATGGTGCTCAAGTACCGTGTTCCCCTCGAGCTCCTCCGCCTGCTCTCCATCCTCTGTTGCGGCCTCTTCGGCCTTGCTGCCCTTTACGACGACCTCGCCCGCAAGTACAG GTTCGTGATGCAGCTGGTGGACCTGTACGGGCCCTTCTCGCTCTTCAAGGGTTGTTTCGATGATGTCAACCTCAACAAGCTTAGGCTCGCCATGGCCGACGGTGACCATGCCGATGCCACCGGCTGTCTATTCAACTTTGACCCCAAGACCGTTGACTGGGACGACTACTTCTTCAAGGTCCACATCCCTGGTGTCATGAAGTACGTCCTCAAGTGA